The Castanea sativa cultivar Marrone di Chiusa Pesio chromosome 11, ASM4071231v1 genome contains a region encoding:
- the LOC142615068 gene encoding LRR receptor-like serine/threonine-protein kinase EFR, whose product MGLSQWSSSPPSSSLFMHAFILLWWCGLLVTSVVGGNNETDRLALLEFKAKITHDPLQLLSSWNDSIHFCQWRGVTCGRRHQRVIGMELQFSQLVGSISPHVGNLSFLKHLTLSNNSFHDEIPSEIGRLSRLQNLRLYNNTLSGKIPRNLSHCTNLNYINFGRNLLDGEIPTTLGTLSKLQIVSFEENNLTGSIPPFFGNLSSLEVFSAKSNNLGGSIPHSFGQLTKLTYFYVELNRLSGRIPPSIFNLSSLQKFAVGGNQIQGHLPLDIGITLQNIKVLSIFANQFTGPIPISISNASNLELLDLSENKLKGRVPSLEKLNKLSVFLIYFNELGSGGANDLSFLCSLTNATYLRFVLIHVNNFGGELPECIVNFSTTLTKLSLSNNKISGNIPIGIGNLTNLDVLAMENNKLSGHIPFEIEKLQKLQYLVLSANNFFGNIPSSLGNLTILTTLYLDQNNLQGSIPLSLVKCENMIHLDLSENNLNGTISYQVIGLSFSAISLDLSANKFTGVLPIEVENLKNLERLDISENMLFGKIPTSLGSCVKLEYLAMGSNFFQGVIPSSLESLRGLQLLDLSKNNFSGNIPKFLESFIFLKLLNLSYNNFEGEVPTNGVFKNISATVIKGNSKLCGGMPKFDLPVCKYNKPKKRKLTLSLKLIISILCGLFGITLVISFLLLFFFKRKRRESILNNSQNLLLNVSYQSLLKATDAFSSTNLIGVGSFGSVYRGILGHERCIVAVKVLNLLHHGAFKSFIAECQALRNIRHRNLVKVLTVCSSVDYQGHDFKALVYEFMTNGSLDEWLHPISRTNEVLEEQKNLNLLQRLNIAIDVANALEYLHSHCHAPIVHCDLKPSNVLLDDEMIGHVGDFGLARFLLEATECHANQSSSIGLRGTIGYAPPEYGLGNEVSTCGDVYSYGILLLEMFTGKRPTNNIFKDNLNLHDFVKGALPERVVNVVDPIILWDREGMETRTNDTHIQNQIGSPKILECLILIFGIGVSCSMESPRERMNMIDAVAQLHLIREKLLRTRIRGERVI is encoded by the exons ATGGGGCTTTCCCAGTGGAGTTCATCTCCACCGTCCTCTTCTCTTTTCATGCATGCTTTTATCCTTCTCTGGTGGTGTGGCTTGTTAGTCACCTCTGTTGTTGGCGGGAATAATGAGACGGACCGGTTGGCGTTGCTTGAGTTCAAAGCCAAGATCACTCATGATCCTCTCCAGCTTTTGAGCTCTTGGAATGATAGCATCCACTTTTGTCAATGGCGAGGGGTTACCTGTGGTCGTCGACATCAGAGGGTCATTGGGATGGAACTGCAATTTTCGCAACTGGTAGGCTCTATATCACCACATGTTggtaatttaagttttttgaaGCATCTAACACTCTCAAACAACAGCTTTCATGATGAAATTCCTTCAGAAATTGGCCGTTTAAGCAGATTGCAAAACCTACGTTTGTACAATAACACACTCAGCGGcaaaattccaagaaatttatcccATTGCACCAACCTCAATTACATTAATTTTGGTCGCAACCTTTTGGATGGGGAAATACCTACAACTCTTGGCACTTTGTCAAAACTCCAAATCGtttcttttgaagaaaataatttgaCAGGAAGTATCCCACCCTTTTTCGGTAACTTATCCTCTCTAGAAGTGTTTTCTGCAAAATCTAATAACTTGGGTGGGAGTATCCCTCATTCTTTTGGCCAATTGACGAAACTTACATATTTTTATGTCGAATTAAATAGGTTGTCTGGAAGAATTCCTCCCTCAATCTTCAATTTGTCTTCGTTACAGAAGTTTGCTGTAGGAGGCAACCAAATCCAAGGGCACCTACCATTGGACATAGGAATCACCCTACAAAATATCAAAGTTTTAAGCATTTTTGCCAATCAATTTACTGGACCTATCCCTATTTCAATATCTAATGCCTCAAATCTAGAGCTACTTGACCTCTCCGAAAATAAACTAAAAGGAAGAGTTCCTTCTTTGGAGAAGTTAAACAAACTTTCAGTATTTTTAATATACTTTAACGAGCTTGGAAGTGGAGGGGCAAATGACTTGAGTTTTCTCTGTTCTTTGACAAATGCCACATATCTAAGGTTTGTGTTGATACATGTAAATAACTTTGGGGGAGAGTTGCCCGAGTGCATTGTCAATTTCTCAACTACTCTCACCAAATTgtctctaagtaataataaaatatctgGAAACATTCCTATTGGAATAGGAAATTTGACGAATTTGGATGTACTAGCTATGGAGAACAATAAATTATCAGGTCATATtccttttgaaattgaaaagctACAAAAGTTACAATATTTGGTTTTATCTGCAAACAATTTCTTCGGGAacattccatcttctcttggaaATTTAACTATTTTGACAACTTTGTATTTAGACCAAAATAATCTTCAAGGAAGCATCCCCTTAAGTCTAGTCAAGTGTGAAAATATGATTCATTTGGATCTCTCTGAAAACAATCTCAATGGTACCATATCATATCAAGTAATTGGTCTCTCATTCTCAGCAATTTCTCTAGACTTGTCAGCCAACAAATTTACTGGTGTCCTTCCTATAGaagtagaaaatttaaaaaatttagagcgCTTGGATATTTCTGAAAACATGTTGTTTGGAAAAATTCCAACAAGCCTTGGTAGCTGTGTAAAACTAGAATATCTAGCCATGGGTAGCAACTTCTTTCAAGGGGTCATTCCTTCATCTTTGGAATCATTAAGGGGCcttcaacttttagatctttctaaaaacaatttctctggcaatattccaaaatttttggagAGCTTTATCTTCTTGAAGTTATTGAATTTGTCTTATAACAATTTCGAAGGGGAGGTACCAACAAATGGAGTTTTCAAGAACATTAGTGCAACTGTGATTAAGGGAAACAGTAAGTTATGTGGAGGCATGCCAAAGTTTGATCTTCCTGTATGTAAATACAATAAACCCAAGAAGAGGAAGTTGACTCTTTCCTTGAAGCTAATAATCTCTATACTTTGTGGTCTTTTTGGAATAACTTTGGTGATTTCATTTctacttctcttcttttttaaaagaaagagaagggaaagtattttaaataattcacAAAATTTACTTTTGAATGTATCTTACCAAAGTCTCCTAAAAGCTACAGATGCATTTTCCTCCACTAATTTAATTGGTGTGGGAAGCTTTGGATCTGTGTATAGAGGAATTCTTGGTCATGAAAGATGTATAGTTGCTGTCAAGGTGCTCAACCTTTTGCATCATGGAgctttcaaaagttttattgCTGAATGTCAGGCTTTGCGAAACATCAGACATCGGAATTTGGTAAAGGTACTCACAGTATGTTCAAGTGTTGACTATCAAGGTCATGATTTCAAAGCATTAGTATACGAGTTCATGACTAATGGCAGCCTAGACGAGTGGTTGCATCCAATTTCAAGAACAAATGAGGTTCTTGAGGAACAAAAGAATTTGAATCTTCTTCAAAGATTGAATATTGCTATTGATGTTGCAAATGCACTGGAATATCTTCATTCTCATTGCCATGCACCAATTGTTCATTGTGATCTCAAGCCTAGCAATGTTCTTCTCGATGATGAAATGATTGGACATGTGGGGGACTTTGGCTTGGCAAGGTTCCTTCTTGAGGCCACCGAGTGTCATGCTAATCAATCAAGCTCTATTGGATTAAGAGGAACAATTGGTTATGCTCCTCCAG AATATGGTTTGGGAAACGAGGTGTCAACTTGTGGTGATGTCTACAGTTATGGCATACTATTATTGGAGATGTTCACAGGAAAAAGGCCTACGAATAACATATTCAAAGACAACTTGAACCTTCATGATTTTGTTAAAGGAGCATTGCCTGAACGAGTTGTTAACGTTGTGGATCCTATTATACTTTGGGACAGAGAAGGTATGGAAACAAGGACAAATGATACTcacattcaaaatcaaataggaAGTCCCAAAATTCTGGAGTGCTTGATTTTGATATTTGGAATTGGAGTGTCTTGTTCTATGGAATCTCCAAGAGAAAGGATGAACATGATTGATGCTGTAGCTCAGTTGCATTTGATTAGAGAGAAACTCCTCAGAACTAGAATACGCGGAGAAAGAGTAATTTAG